A stretch of the Camarhynchus parvulus chromosome 4, STF_HiC, whole genome shotgun sequence genome encodes the following:
- the LOC115903157 gene encoding glycerol-3-phosphate acyltransferase 3 isoform X2 translates to MEKEIALLHRADFEFSHIFYFCRKGFEAIVEDEVTQRFSSEELLSWNLLTRTNVNFHYISLRLTVVWVIGVVVRYCFLLPLRFTLAAIGITSMIVGTTVVGQLPNGSVKNYLSEVVHLTCSRILVRALSGTIHYHNKENRPQKGGICVANHTSPIDAIILTNDGCYAMVGQVHGGLMGIIQRATVKACPHVWFERSEMKDRHLVTKRLREHVADKSKLPILIFPEGTCINNTSVMMFKKGSFEIGGTIYPVAIKYDPQFGDAFWNSSKYNIVSYLLRIMTSWAIVCNVWYLPPMVRKEDEDAVQFANRVRSAIARQGGLTELPWDGGLKRAKVKDTFKEEQQKNYSKMLVRNGSVGSLSAETESD, encoded by the exons ATGGAGAAAGAAATTGCTCTTCTGCATCGAGCAGACTTCGAATTCTCCCACATCTTCTACTTCTGCAGAAAAGGGTTTGAGGCTATTGTGGAAGATGAAGTCACTCAGCGATTTTCCTCAgaagagctgctctcctggaatcTGCTCACAAGAACTAATGTCAACTTCCATTACATCAGCCTGAGGCTGACTGTTGTGTGGGTCATCGGGGTGGTAGTGCGGTACTGCTTCCTGCTGCCCCTACG CTTTACCCTTGCTGCCATCGGGATTACATCAATGATTGTAGGAACAACTGTGGTGGGACAGCTGCCAAATGGCAG TGTGAAAAACTACCTAAGCGAAGTGGTTCACCTCACGTGCTCCCGCATCCTTGTCAGAGCTCTGTCTGGTACTATCCATTACCATAACAA GGAAAACAGACCTCAGAAAGGAGGAATTTGTGTTGCCAACCATACATCACCAATAGATGCGATCATTTTGACAAATGATGGATGCTATGCAATG GTGGGCCAGGTTCACGGTGGGCTGATGGGCATTATCCAGCGAGCCACTGTCAAGGCCTGTCCTCATGTCTGGTTCGAGCGGTCCGAGATGAAGGACCGCCATCTAGTGACAAAACG ACTCAGGGAACATGTGGCAGATAAAAGCAAGCTCCCAATCTTAATTTTTCCAGAAG GCACCTGCATAAACAATACATCTGTGATGATGTTCAAGAAGGGGAGCTTTGAAATAGGAGGGACAATCTATCCTGTTGCAATCAAA TATGATCCTCAGTTTGGAGATGCCttctggaacagcagcaaatACAATATCGTGAGCTATCTGCTGCGAATAATGACCAGCTGGGCCATCGTTTGCAATGTGTGGTACTTGCCACCAATGGTTAGAAAG GAAGATGAAGATGCTGTTCAGTTTGCCAACAGAGTGAGGTCAGCCATTGCTCGCCAGGGAGGACTGACTGAACTCCCATG ggatggaggacTGAAACGAGCGAAAGTCAAAGATACTTTCAAAGAAGAACAGCAGAAGAACTACAGCAAAATGCTAGTGAGAAATGGATCAGTAGGAAGCCTGTCTGCAGAAACTGAGTCAGACTGA